The following are from one region of the Arcobacter defluvii genome:
- a CDS encoding bifunctional diguanylate cyclase/phosphodiesterase: MNLSYEEYLLILTFFIIIYLLSKQKKNRDLKKENHILKQYKEAVEESNIISKADLKGNITYVNDKFCEVTLYSREEILGKPHSLLKGESSKEIFKNLWETISSKNTWHGVLKNRRKDGEFYYVNIIIKPILDENNEIIEYIAIRHEITDLIHKSEELEKSLREDFLTKEGNRFKLLEDIKKSKRPSLALLDINRFGEINDFYGYDIGDEVLRIVAKTFRKFIGNKYSLYRIYSDEFAILADNEDKEHFLRFIKQISDSLSLNPLKIKGKEIYIQISYSISFEEKDTLKKTANMIKKYAKTNKDVVIYNKNLEIEKIYEKNIMWTTKLKKAFENDNIVPYYQAIFNIKTNKIEKYEALVRLIDEDGIAISPYYFLDIAKKSKQYLKLTKQVIKKSFEYFKDKNFEFSINLTLEDIKSKSISTYILDMLVEYNIASKVVFEIVESEGIEDFVEVNSFIDKVRELGCQIAIDDFGSGYSNFEYLIKLNADYIKIDGSLIKDILINKNSEEIVITLVDFARRQGLKTIAEFVSNKDIFEKVKDLGIDYAQGYYISEPKIKID, translated from the coding sequence TTGAACCTTTCATATGAAGAATATTTATTAATCTTAACTTTTTTTATAATCATTTATCTTTTATCAAAACAGAAAAAAAATCGAGATTTAAAAAAAGAAAATCATATATTAAAACAATATAAAGAGGCAGTTGAAGAGAGTAATATTATTTCAAAAGCTGATTTGAAAGGGAATATAACTTATGTTAATGATAAATTTTGTGAGGTTACTTTATATTCAAGAGAAGAGATACTTGGTAAACCACATAGTCTTTTAAAAGGTGAAAGTTCAAAAGAAATTTTTAAAAATTTATGGGAAACTATATCTAGTAAAAATACTTGGCATGGTGTTTTAAAAAATAGAAGAAAAGATGGTGAATTTTATTATGTAAACATTATTATTAAACCTATTTTAGATGAAAATAATGAAATTATAGAGTATATTGCTATAAGACATGAAATAACAGATTTGATTCATAAATCAGAAGAATTAGAAAAAAGTTTAAGAGAAGATTTTTTAACAAAAGAGGGAAATAGATTTAAATTATTAGAAGATATAAAAAAATCAAAAAGACCTTCTTTAGCACTTTTAGATATAAATAGATTTGGCGAAATAAATGATTTTTATGGATATGATATTGGAGATGAAGTTTTAAGAATAGTTGCAAAAACTTTTAGAAAATTTATAGGAAATAAATATTCATTATATCGAATATATTCAGATGAATTTGCGATTTTAGCTGATAATGAAGATAAAGAACATTTTCTTAGATTTATAAAACAAATTTCTGATTCATTGAGTTTAAATCCTTTAAAAATAAAAGGTAAAGAGATCTATATTCAGATAAGCTATAGTATATCTTTTGAAGAAAAAGATACTTTGAAAAAAACTGCAAATATGATTAAAAAATATGCAAAAACAAATAAAGATGTAGTTATCTATAATAAAAATTTAGAGATTGAAAAAATCTATGAAAAAAATATTATGTGGACTACTAAACTAAAAAAAGCATTTGAAAATGATAATATAGTTCCCTATTATCAAGCAATATTCAATATAAAAACAAATAAAATTGAAAAATATGAGGCATTAGTAAGATTGATTGATGAAGATGGAATAGCAATTTCTCCTTATTATTTTTTAGATATAGCAAAAAAATCAAAACAGTATTTAAAACTTACAAAACAGGTAATTAAAAAATCGTTTGAATATTTTAAAGATAAAAATTTTGAGTTTTCTATAAATTTAACTTTAGAAGATATAAAAAGTAAATCAATATCTACTTATATTTTAGATATGTTGGTGGAATATAATATTGCATCTAAAGTTGTATTCGAAATAGTTGAATCAGAGGGGATCGAAGATTTTGTTGAGGTAAATAGTTTTATTGATAAAGTACGAGAGCTTGGTTGTCAAATCGCAATTGATGATTTTGGTTCAGGATATTCAAATTTTGAATATCTAATAAAACTAAATGCAGATTATATAAAAATTGATGGTTCTTTAATAAAAGATATTTTAATAAATAAAAATAGTGAAGAAATAGTAATCACTTTAGTAGATTTTGCAAGAAGACAAGGTCTAAAAACTATAGCTGAGTTTGTATCAAATAAAGATATTTTTGAAAAAGTAAAAGATTTAGGTATTGATTATGCTCAAGGTTATTATATAAGTGAACCAAAGATTAAAATAGATTAA